A portion of the Pedobacter cryoconitis genome contains these proteins:
- a CDS encoding glycosyltransferase family 32 protein encodes MTTQENIDVHVNDHKLRSQFIQRLVQDKNSNLMETPFKIIPRVLIQFWDNSEKIPSDVKECIDSWSYLDEHGFKRLCFDDFSAECFIRTEFDDNHLQAYNMCHHPAMRCDYFRLCYLYKYGGFYLDADENYLGADIEPLLVGAKLRLNPLCYNMLNDEMVTSRCFLDNQESSEHWIFYVNNNPIIAPSGHPLLNLALSRATKILLESKNPIADIQSTTGPGNLSASLVQYAMMLDHENKQYDFEIIDNWDKISNSPWPLSYRNDQRNWRLWNPNKPD; translated from the coding sequence ATGACAACTCAAGAAAATATTGATGTTCATGTTAACGACCACAAGTTAAGATCCCAGTTTATACAAAGACTTGTACAAGATAAAAATTCAAATCTAATGGAAACCCCTTTCAAAATTATTCCAAGGGTATTAATACAGTTCTGGGATAACTCCGAAAAAATACCAAGTGATGTAAAGGAGTGCATCGATAGTTGGAGCTATCTGGATGAACATGGTTTCAAGAGGCTATGCTTCGATGATTTTTCTGCTGAGTGCTTTATAAGAACTGAATTTGACGACAATCATCTTCAAGCTTATAATATGTGTCATCATCCAGCTATGAGGTGTGATTATTTCAGGCTTTGTTACCTCTACAAATATGGTGGATTTTATCTAGATGCAGATGAAAATTATTTAGGAGCTGATATTGAGCCACTTTTAGTTGGCGCCAAACTTCGTCTAAACCCACTTTGTTATAATATGTTAAATGACGAGATGGTTACTTCTAGATGTTTTCTGGATAATCAAGAATCATCTGAACATTGGATATTTTATGTAAACAATAATCCAATAATTGCACCTTCTGGGCACCCACTACTAAATCTCGCATTATCCAGAGCTACAAAAATATTATTGGAATCTAAAAATCCTATTGCCGATATACAATCCACAACTGGTCCAGGGAATCTATCAGCAAGTCTTGTTCAATATGCAATGATGCTTGATCATGAAAATAAACAATATGATTTCGAAATAATCGATAATTGGGACAAAATTTCTAATAGCCCTTGGCCACTCAGCTATAGAAATGATCAGAGAAACTGGAGGTTATGGAATCCTAATAAACCTGATTGA
- a CDS encoding DUF262 domain-containing protein, which yields MPSIQQELTVLGSKTFNLKELFTNNYFIIPDYQRGYSWETEHLEDLTKDILNITKIDGKHYTGTIVAAINESTSNTYELVDGQQRLTTLIIFLNEIYHYDPDLFKDIYPIFISRGTKGNERNVLTPNIETRKCFQYAIIQHQDFNAETKSHESIINASKYFKEFLRKDDVDPSVIYNTILTKLNFLFFTPEQNREIGIMFEVINNRGKQLSELEKIKNFFIYYATVHSRERLRKEINLRWSDIQISLSKAHRTSNDDENAFLRYCFIVFFKTSKDKSWYVYDECKELFNVKDCNEDYIDNAVDRMRDFVEFVALSAKHYSWFFNGDQFDIVYNGEIKTELTRCLTYLRSQPTYASIMPLYLSIMSRLDIPHQVVRLLNLLEVVNMRLYVLPDIFRRADSKQADMFEFAWEFFNDRNWNSENDPAITYYNQVAIKGDVFEWLFENLVQITDAFCPENRFIDNLELDYGESFNYYRWIGIRYFLSCYEEHIRSQKAKRSFEWKRLLTGKKNIGHNKNDQLSIEHIWASKNMEVEFPSDFHTKRRLGNFVLCGLSSNISLSNKNIPGKIAQLEELNGAGEGALDMIQVAELSKIFRLVDNEMTQRRKTKNYWREMADKICEQREEVFKKFALERWKLPNEKTTVINV from the coding sequence ATGCCCTCAATTCAACAAGAACTGACTGTCTTAGGCTCGAAAACGTTTAACCTGAAAGAACTCTTTACAAACAATTATTTTATTATTCCTGACTACCAGCGAGGTTATTCTTGGGAAACTGAACATCTTGAAGATCTAACTAAGGATATACTTAATATTACAAAGATAGATGGCAAGCACTATACAGGGACTATCGTTGCAGCAATTAATGAATCTACGTCAAATACATACGAGCTTGTTGATGGACAACAACGCCTTACCACTTTGATAATTTTCTTAAATGAAATATATCATTATGACCCTGATTTATTCAAAGATATTTACCCCATTTTTATTTCACGAGGAACGAAAGGCAATGAGCGGAACGTATTGACGCCTAATATAGAAACAAGGAAATGTTTCCAATATGCGATTATCCAACACCAGGATTTTAATGCTGAAACTAAATCCCATGAATCAATAATTAATGCATCAAAATATTTCAAGGAATTTTTGAGAAAAGATGATGTTGATCCAAGTGTAATCTACAATACGATTTTGACAAAGCTTAATTTCCTATTCTTTACTCCTGAACAAAATCGGGAAATCGGGATTATGTTTGAAGTAATAAATAACCGCGGTAAACAGCTCTCGGAACTTGAAAAAATTAAAAACTTTTTTATTTACTATGCCACAGTTCATAGTAGAGAGAGGTTAAGAAAAGAAATAAACCTGAGATGGTCCGATATACAAATCAGTCTCAGTAAGGCACATCGAACAAGTAATGATGATGAAAATGCATTTTTAAGATATTGTTTTATTGTTTTCTTTAAAACCAGTAAAGATAAGAGTTGGTATGTTTATGATGAATGTAAGGAGCTTTTCAACGTAAAAGATTGTAATGAAGATTATATCGATAATGCTGTTGACAGAATGCGTGATTTTGTGGAATTTGTTGCGCTTTCAGCAAAGCATTATTCTTGGTTTTTTAATGGAGACCAATTTGATATTGTATATAATGGAGAAATTAAAACTGAATTAACCCGTTGTTTAACTTACCTCCGTTCTCAGCCAACTTATGCTTCGATTATGCCTTTGTATCTGTCAATCATGTCCAGGTTGGATATTCCACATCAGGTCGTTAGATTATTGAATCTTTTAGAAGTTGTTAATATGAGACTTTATGTTTTACCAGATATTTTCAGGAGAGCTGATAGTAAACAAGCTGATATGTTTGAGTTTGCATGGGAATTCTTCAATGATCGAAATTGGAATTCTGAGAATGATCCTGCAATAACTTATTATAATCAGGTTGCAATAAAAGGTGATGTCTTTGAATGGCTTTTTGAAAATCTTGTACAGATTACCGATGCTTTCTGTCCAGAAAACCGGTTTATAGATAATTTAGAGTTAGATTATGGAGAAAGCTTCAACTATTATCGTTGGATTGGAATTAGGTATTTTCTTTCATGTTACGAGGAACATATTCGCTCACAGAAAGCTAAACGTTCTTTTGAATGGAAAAGATTACTGACAGGAAAGAAGAATATAGGGCACAACAAGAATGACCAATTATCTATTGAACATATTTGGGCTTCAAAAAATATGGAAGTAGAGTTTCCATCTGATTTTCATACTAAAAGGAGGTTAGGAAACTTTGTTCTTTGTGGGCTTAGTAGCAATATCAGCTTAAGCAACAAGAATATTCCAGGTAAGATTGCTCAGTTGGAGGAGCTGAATGGTGCGGGAGAGGGTGCTTTGGATATGATTCAGGTTGCAGAACTGAGTAAAATTTTCAGGTTGGTTGATAATGAAATGACGCAAAGACGTAAGACGAAAAATTATTGGAGAGAAATGGCTGATAAGATTTGTGAACAACGGGAAGAGGTATTTAAAAAGTTTGCTTTAGAGCGTTGGAAACTTCCAAATGAAAAAACAACTGTAATTAATGTTTAG